One Bradyrhizobium zhanjiangense DNA segment encodes these proteins:
- a CDS encoding acyltransferase family protein produces MEHDTSARFNPYVHGARGLFCLMVFVYHVVHSGLPTFDLSARGLLGEALQTGKFGVEFFFGISGIVILPSLYRASSVVTFILDRYARILPVLWATVFAIAIFGWLSGKGPSLLLVGANLLAPPPFIDIIQINPAAWSLGYEFLFYAVCAVVFLTSGVSRPLALALAVSSLILLVYYPRALLMIGGVLIAEKYLSSTLLQSLAKYPAIFFVLFLTVWRGLELASATDYVGFVTPAYLSFHDWISAFPFVVLGGVFGTIFLLGMSRGNGLFGRMLRWQVMQWLGTISFSFYLWPPIVMAGVKLIMYRTGMVDALGSGSQLFFLLVSLPPSLIVATISHRFLEVKVTGQIRKRLDRASEAKPAVRPIIQALDGTQGGNLIEEQSNVLDCSTSQRPKTIAS; encoded by the coding sequence ATGGAACACGACACGAGCGCAAGATTTAACCCTTACGTTCATGGTGCCAGAGGTTTGTTTTGCCTCATGGTATTCGTCTATCACGTCGTTCATTCCGGCCTCCCGACGTTCGATCTGTCTGCCAGGGGCCTGTTGGGAGAAGCGCTGCAGACCGGAAAATTCGGTGTCGAGTTCTTCTTCGGCATCAGTGGAATCGTGATTCTGCCAAGCCTGTATCGGGCATCCTCGGTCGTGACCTTTATTCTTGATCGCTATGCGAGGATTCTTCCTGTGCTCTGGGCGACCGTGTTCGCGATCGCGATTTTTGGTTGGCTTTCAGGAAAGGGTCCAAGTCTGCTGTTGGTTGGTGCAAATCTATTGGCGCCGCCTCCATTTATTGACATCATCCAGATCAATCCCGCCGCGTGGTCGCTCGGATACGAATTCCTGTTCTATGCAGTATGTGCTGTCGTTTTCCTGACCAGCGGCGTCAGTCGGCCGCTGGCCCTGGCATTAGCCGTCAGTTCGCTGATCTTGCTCGTGTACTATCCCCGCGCGCTCCTGATGATTGGTGGCGTGCTCATTGCGGAGAAGTACCTATCGTCGACCTTGTTGCAATCCCTGGCGAAGTACCCGGCGATCTTCTTCGTGCTGTTCCTGACTGTCTGGAGAGGCCTCGAGCTTGCCAGCGCAACAGACTACGTTGGCTTTGTCACGCCAGCATATTTGTCATTCCATGACTGGATCTCTGCTTTTCCATTTGTTGTTCTTGGTGGCGTCTTCGGGACTATTTTCCTGCTCGGCATGTCCCGAGGAAACGGTCTGTTCGGAAGAATGCTGCGTTGGCAGGTGATGCAGTGGCTGGGAACGATCAGCTTCAGTTTTTATCTCTGGCCGCCGATCGTCATGGCCGGGGTCAAGCTGATCATGTATCGAACGGGCATGGTCGATGCATTGGGGAGCGGATCGCAACTGTTTTTCCTCCTGGTCTCGCTTCCGCCGTCGCTTATCGTTGCAACGATCAGCCATCGCTTCCTTGAAGTGAAGGTGACGGGACAGATTCGAAAACGGCTCGATAGGGCCTCGGAAGCGAAACCTGCCGTCCGGCCGATCATTCAAGCACTCGACGGCACTCAGGGAGGGAACCTGATCGAGGAACAGTCAAATGTTCTTGATTGTTCGACCAGTCAGCGCCCCAAAACGATCGCAAGTTGA